From a region of the Hippopotamus amphibius kiboko isolate mHipAmp2 chromosome 3, mHipAmp2.hap2, whole genome shotgun sequence genome:
- the LOC130850402 gene encoding olfactory receptor 10V1 — protein sequence MEEINKTAKIQFFFHPFSADPKVQVMIFVAFLVMYLTSLSGNAVVAITVQINHSLHTPMYLFLANLAVLEIFCTSSTAPLALANLLSMGRTPVSITGCGAQMFFFVFLGVADCVLLAVMAYDRFIAICYPLRYTLIMNWPLCVELMGGSLVLGFLLSLPLTLLIFHLPFCNDNEIYHFYCDMPAVTHLACADTHVHQTALYIISFLVLSIPLLLISISYGFIMAAILHIRSAEGRHRAFSTCSSHILVVLLQYGCTSFIYLSPSSSYSPEMGRVMSVVYTFITLILNPLIYRMRNKELKDALRRALSKF from the coding sequence atggaagaaataaataaaactgcaaagATACAATTCTTCTTTCATCCATTCTCAGCTGACCCGAAGGTACAGGTGATGATTTTTGTGGCCTTCCTGGTGATGTACCTGACCAGCCTCAGTGGAAATGCTGTCGTTGCAATTACTGTCCAGATCAACCACTCCCTGCACACCCCCATGTACCTTTTCCTGGCTAACTTGGCAGTTCTGGAAATCTTCTGTACATCTTCCACCGCCCCACTGGCCTTGGCGAACCTTCTTTCAATGGGCAGAACTCCTGTTTCTATCACTGGATGTGGTGcccaaatgtttttctttgtcttcttgggTGTAGCTGATTGTGTCCTGCTTGCAGTCATGGCTTATGACCGGTTTATAGCAATCTGTTACCCTCTAAGATACACCCTTATCATGAACTGGCCCTTGTGTGTGGAGTTGATGGGAGGGTCCCTGGTGCTGGGGTTCCTGCTGTCACTACCACTGACTCTTTTAATCTTCCATCTCCCGTTCTGCAACGACAATGAAATCTACCACTTCTACTGTGACATGCCTGCCGTCACGCACCTGGCTTGCGCAGACACGCACGTTCACCAGACCGCTCTGTATATCATCAGCTTCCTCGTCCTAAGCATTCCCCTCTTACTGATCTCCATCTCCTACGGCTTCATCATGGCCGCCATTTTACACATCCGGTCAGCGGAAGGGCGCCACCgagccttctccacctgctcctctcACATCTTAGTGGTCCTCCTGCAGTACGGTTGCACCAGCTTTATATACCTGTCCCCCAGTTCCAGCTACTCTCCTGAGATGGGCCGAGTGATGTCTGTGGTCTACACTTTTATCACTCTCATTTTAAACCCCTTGATCTATCGTATGAGGAACAAGGAGTTGAAAGATGCCCTAAGGAGGGCGCTAAGCAAGTTCTAG